One genomic region from Anabaena sp. PCC 7108 encodes:
- a CDS encoding tetratricopeptide repeat protein, with translation MLTPLIDQYEKELHLLEESTELSEEAILQVFLVRDRIQKLLSDKTDVSADILLDLFKLDSRLKKQANRINQKAQLVTWRSSLEIPVNYWWWFLKPESHRFDKNDWLWNSLTIASLTASLSLVVDISTRFLGGGVGFGSALGTIFPSVLTLFTAGGVLTATGKIVIEKLLSKMLIPAYFLAEAKLVISLLLVGFLVAIKVGLPSIAENWYIQPAYQDYKNDDWDSAISKYEKAISLDPDNAQAHNQLGFIYEQLQDLEKARSEYKLAVQGKILIAYNRLARLYLLEKKPNEAISLLYILESLIEKTKNDKNSDKSLLQYQFYKNLGWTRFQQGNTEDDKKMIRSAKRRYQEAKTSLNNAISNSGLPENEQEGTADCLMAQVLEKLKETETSKKYWNLCLDANKRLPEVDGWKFIARERLTTNKGEK, from the coding sequence GTGTTAACGCCACTAATTGACCAGTATGAAAAAGAACTTCATCTTTTAGAAGAATCTACTGAACTATCAGAAGAAGCAATTTTGCAAGTTTTCCTGGTGCGCGATCGCATTCAGAAATTATTAAGTGACAAAACAGATGTTTCAGCCGACATCCTATTGGATTTGTTTAAATTGGATAGTCGCTTAAAAAAACAAGCAAATAGAATTAACCAAAAAGCACAATTAGTCACATGGCGGAGTAGTTTAGAAATACCTGTCAATTATTGGTGGTGGTTTTTAAAACCAGAAAGTCATCGTTTTGATAAAAATGATTGGTTATGGAACTCTTTAACTATTGCTTCCTTGACTGCATCATTGAGTTTAGTAGTAGATATTTCTACAAGATTTCTAGGTGGTGGAGTAGGATTTGGTAGTGCTTTAGGAACAATTTTTCCTAGTGTTTTAACTTTATTTACAGCAGGAGGAGTATTAACAGCAACCGGAAAAATAGTCATTGAAAAATTGTTATCTAAAATGCTAATTCCGGCATATTTTTTAGCAGAAGCTAAATTGGTAATTTCATTATTACTAGTAGGATTTTTAGTAGCAATTAAAGTTGGATTACCTTCCATAGCTGAAAATTGGTACATTCAACCAGCATATCAAGATTATAAAAATGATGATTGGGATAGCGCCATCTCTAAATACGAAAAAGCTATTAGTCTTGATCCAGATAATGCTCAAGCGCATAATCAATTAGGATTTATTTATGAACAATTACAGGACTTAGAAAAAGCGAGAAGTGAATATAAATTAGCAGTACAGGGAAAAATATTAATAGCATATAATCGGTTAGCTAGGCTATATTTATTAGAAAAAAAGCCAAATGAGGCTATTTCTCTTCTTTACATATTGGAATCATTAATAGAGAAAACAAAAAATGATAAAAACTCAGACAAGAGTTTATTACAATATCAATTTTATAAAAATCTTGGTTGGACAAGATTTCAGCAAGGAAATACTGAAGATGATAAAAAAATGATCCGTAGTGCCAAAAGGCGTTATCAAGAAGCAAAAACATCACTAAACAATGCAATTTCAAATTCAGGTTTACCAGAAAATGAACAAGAAGGTACTGCTGATTGTTTGATGGCTCAAGTTTTAGAAAAATTAAAGGAGACAGAAACATCTAAGAAATATTGGAATTTGTGCCTAGATGCTAATAAACGTCTACCGGAAGTAGATGGATGGAAATTTATAGCTCGTGAACGTTTAACAACAAACAAAGGAGAAAAATAA
- a CDS encoding CHAT domain-containing protein, producing the protein MKNTENQVELAKILVESAEKWAAQSKISRAIKEYKKAIDIVESINFIFQGIEDVEKEFYQTWAIFYEKLIILLWHKKCYREAFNYIERRKARILIDRLANNLDKLEFANNSNSKHFNQEELKNKLFQLKSNGNEQKSSLLKQECQKLLNDIERKEPEIASLFKVKTICTIRLQQYLDNQITLLEYFVTKNFTLAFVITRYKFRVFKLSITKEEIAEKIRAFRFSNTNINHPEELQQLYEWLIQPIKSQLKTNKLIIVPHNILHHLPFAALTDGDEYLVEKYTLVNLPSANVLRFLPKKRVSRDKLTLFALGNPQNTSAPSGLKDLPSAKDEVEKISTFYKESTCYVEKNATESKFWEESPKTSILHISAHGEFQPTKPLESCIYLAKDEEYSEIYQDGKLQVYEIYKLDLSHTDLVVLSACQTYIGNTYKVGNGDEVIGLNWAFIYAGSPTVVASLWNVPSNTTSKLMVAFHENLHQGMSKAEAFQKAQIQVLKSENSEKLHPYNWAGFILTGDG; encoded by the coding sequence ATGAAAAATACTGAAAATCAAGTAGAATTAGCAAAAATCTTAGTAGAATCAGCAGAAAAATGGGCAGCACAGTCGAAAATTTCTAGAGCAATTAAAGAATACAAGAAAGCTATTGATATTGTAGAATCAATAAACTTTATTTTTCAAGGAATAGAGGATGTAGAAAAAGAGTTTTATCAAACCTGGGCTATTTTTTATGAAAAACTAATCATATTACTTTGGCATAAAAAATGTTATAGAGAAGCATTTAATTATATTGAAAGAAGAAAAGCTAGAATTTTAATTGATAGACTTGCCAACAATCTTGACAAATTAGAATTTGCTAACAATTCTAATAGTAAGCATTTTAATCAAGAAGAATTAAAGAATAAATTATTTCAGTTAAAAAGTAATGGTAATGAACAGAAAAGTTCCTTGCTAAAACAAGAGTGCCAAAAATTATTAAATGACATAGAAAGAAAAGAGCCAGAAATAGCTTCCTTGTTTAAAGTTAAAACTATTTGTACTATCCGTCTTCAACAATATTTAGATAATCAAATTACTTTATTAGAATATTTTGTTACTAAAAACTTTACTTTGGCTTTTGTAATTACTCGGTATAAATTTCGAGTATTTAAGTTGAGTATTACTAAGGAAGAAATCGCTGAAAAAATAAGGGCTTTTAGATTTTCAAACACAAATATTAATCATCCTGAAGAATTACAACAACTTTATGAGTGGTTAATTCAACCTATAAAATCTCAATTGAAGACAAATAAACTAATTATTGTTCCCCATAATATTCTGCATCATTTACCATTTGCAGCCTTGACTGACGGTGATGAATATTTAGTTGAAAAGTACACTTTAGTTAATCTTCCTAGTGCTAATGTTTTGCGGTTCTTGCCTAAGAAACGTGTTTCCAGAGATAAACTTACGCTTTTTGCACTGGGAAATCCTCAAAATACCTCAGCACCTTCAGGACTCAAAGACTTACCATCTGCAAAGGATGAGGTGGAAAAAATTTCTACATTTTATAAAGAAAGTACCTGTTATGTTGAGAAAAATGCCACTGAAAGTAAATTTTGGGAAGAATCTCCTAAAACGTCTATTCTACACATTTCTGCTCATGGAGAATTTCAACCAACTAAACCTTTAGAAAGTTGTATTTATTTAGCTAAAGATGAAGAATATTCTGAAATTTATCAAGATGGGAAATTACAAGTTTATGAAATCTATAAATTGGATTTAAGTCATACAGATTTAGTAGTTTTGAGTGCTTGTCAAACTTATATTGGTAACACATATAAAGTTGGAAATGGAGACGAAGTAATTGGGCTAAATTGGGCGTTTATTTATGCAGGTAGTCCTACGGTAGTTGCCAGCCTATGGAATGTACCCAGTAACACAACTTCTAAATTAATGGTAGCTTTTCATGAAAACTTACATCAAGGAATGAGTAAAGCAGAAGCATTCCAAAAAGCTCAAATACAAGTATTGAAGAGCGAAAACTCAGAAAAGTTACACCCTTATAATTGGGCGGGTTTTAT
- a CDS encoding lipopolysaccharide assembly protein LapB, producing the protein MPQIKVTQDTVQFQEKLDSPWNPLTKGTIRTIVKGNRIQKTDDSGRIAVDCGGGFQVFNNLSTVNEPFALSDLCSAPVPQSSENNEIPFIYIPRKTSLLSNQPIIRWNKVTDATTYTIELIDKDANKIWTQDVDSSDVCQGGICKIDYSGTPLETNQIHNLIITTDTGRSTEESVVPNTGFQVIVAARALEINQKINDIKNLGLSNTEQGLKISEIYEQNNLIAEAILILENLSDVDKTSDVYCQLGEFYYYYLDLPIKGAELLQTAINKATDIKQAAVAQIELAELKIIFGKKDEAKALLEESLNKYTTLGAVEHQDHIDYINQKLKQLLP; encoded by the coding sequence ATGCCTCAGATTAAAGTTACTCAAGATACTGTACAATTCCAAGAAAAACTTGATAGTCCTTGGAACCCTCTAACAAAAGGTACTATTCGGACAATTGTTAAGGGAAATAGAATTCAAAAAACAGATGACTCTGGTAGAATTGCAGTTGATTGTGGCGGAGGTTTCCAAGTATTTAATAATCTATCTACTGTAAATGAACCATTTGCTTTATCTGATTTATGCTCTGCTCCGGTTCCCCAATCATCAGAGAATAATGAGATTCCTTTTATTTATATTCCACGTAAGACTTCCCTGCTCTCAAATCAACCAATTATACGCTGGAATAAGGTTACTGATGCCACAACTTACACTATTGAATTAATTGACAAAGACGCAAATAAAATCTGGACACAAGATGTCGATAGTAGTGATGTTTGTCAAGGGGGTATTTGTAAAATTGATTATTCAGGCACTCCTTTAGAAACCAATCAAATTCACAACTTAATCATTACTACAGATACTGGACGCTCTACCGAGGAAAGTGTTGTCCCAAATACGGGTTTTCAAGTCATAGTTGCTGCTAGAGCATTAGAAATCAATCAGAAAATAAATGACATTAAAAATCTAGGATTATCAAATACAGAACAGGGATTAAAAATATCTGAAATCTATGAACAAAATAATTTAATTGCCGAGGCAATTTTGATTTTAGAAAACTTAAGCGACGTTGATAAAACTTCTGATGTTTATTGTCAGCTTGGTGAATTTTATTACTATTATCTTGATTTACCAATAAAAGGTGCAGAACTATTACAAACGGCGATAAATAAAGCAACAGACATAAAGCAAGCAGCAGTAGCACAAATAGAACTAGCCGAACTGAAAATCATTTTTGGTAAAAAAGATGAAGCTAAAGCTTTATTAGAGGAATCTCTCAATAAATATACAACATTGGGAGCAGTAGAGCATCAAGATCACATTGATTACATAAATCAAAAACTTAAACAATTATTACCATAA